The proteins below come from a single Aquarana catesbeiana isolate 2022-GZ linkage group LG12, ASM4218655v1, whole genome shotgun sequence genomic window:
- the REM1 gene encoding GTP-binding protein REM 1 yields the protein MCAARAPLRRRASTPLPCAHQIRSQNSNPIMEICAPPPSQPMPDACSSQSAGSESTNGTGDGIFRVVLLGDPGVGKTSLVGIFRREQDREIPDQQQEFYKCTLSVDGEDTSLLLMDICEVQKPVGECDSAAMCVGHAYIIVYSVTDRSSFESASELRIQLRRTRQYENIPIILVGNKTDLVRSREVSVEEGRACAVVFDCKFIETSAVLQHNVQELFEGMVRQIRLRRDGPDAAESCRLRSQRKQSLSKRARRFLDRLVTRNSRTVLKVHSRSCHDLSVL from the exons ATGTGTGCCGCTCGTGCCCCCCTCCGGAGAAGAGCCAGCACGCCCCTGCCCTGCGCCCATCAGATCCGCTCACAGAACAGTAACCCTATAATGGAGATTTGCGCACCGCCACCTTCTCAGCCCATGCCTGACGCATGCAGCAGTCAATCAGCTGGATCCGAAAGTACCAATGGGACAGGGGATGGCATCTTCAGGGTGGTTCTTCTGGGAGACCCCGGGGTTGGAAAGACCAGCTTGGTTGGAATTTTCAGAAGAGAGCAGGACAGAGAAATACCAGATCAACAACAAG AGTTCTACAAATGCACGCTGAGCGTAGATGGCGAGGACACCAGCCTTCTCCTGATGGACATCTGTGAAGTTCAG AAACCTGTTGGGGAATGTGACAGCGCTGCCATGTGTGTGGGTCACGCTTACATCATCGTCTACTCTGTCACCGACCGCTCCAGCTTCGAAAGCGCCTCGGAATTACGGATCCAGCTGAGACGGACACGTCAGTACGAAAACATTCCAATCATCCTAGTCGGGAATAAGACAGACCTCGTCCGCAGCCGGGAAGTATCTGTGGAAG AGGGTCGCGCATGTGCCGTGGTATTCGACTGCAAGTTCATTGAGACCTCCGCTGTCCTGCAACACAACGTCCAGGAGCTTTTCGAGGGCATGGTCCGCCAAATCCGTTTACGGAGAGACGGGCCCGACGCAGCCGAGAGCTGCCGACTCCGAAGCCAACGCAAACAGAGCCTCAGCAAGCGAGCACGAAGGTTTCTAGACCGGCTTGTCACCCGGAACAGCAGGACTGTCCTCAAGGTACATTCACGCTCGTGCCACGACCTGTCTGTGCTCTAA